The Mycolicibacterium mucogenicum DSM 44124 genomic sequence GTGACGCACCGGCTGACCGCCACCGCGCACGGTGCCGCGCGCATGCCGTCGAACCTGGTGGGCGCCGGCGTCGTCGACCCGGTTGCGGCACTGACCTGGGACCTGCCGGCGACAACGCCGGCACCGAAATCCGTTGCGGTGGCGATGCCGCCCGAGCCGGCGCCGAAGGACACCACACCCCGGACCATCGCGTTCGCCGGTGCGGCAGTGCTGGCGATCGCCGCGCTGATCGCGCTGGTCGCGTACCGAAGAAAGGACGGCGCCCGATGACGGCCCGAATCACGTTGGCATTGCTGGCGATCATCCCGGCAGCCATGACGTACCCGTGGCACACGACGCCGCAGAAGTGGATCCTGGGCATCGCGGTCGCCGTGGTGCTACTGGTGTTCGCGTGGTGGCGCGGCATGTTCCTGACCACCATGGTCGCCCGCCGACTCGCGGTGTGGCGCCGGAACCGGCGCGGCGCCGCACATCCGGCGGCGGGTCAGGTCACGGTGGTGCTGGAAGCCGACGAATTCCCTTACGACGCACTGCCTCTCGTCGCATCCTACGTGGACCGGTACGGCGTGCGGTGCGACTCGGTACGCGTCACGGAACGCCGGCTCGACGGCGCGCGCAGCGCCTGGGTCAGCGTGACCGTGGCGGCCGCGTCGAATCTTGCTGCGCTGCAGGCGCGGTCGTCGGAGCTGCCGCTCGCGGATACCGCGGAGAAGGTGGCCCGCCGGCTGGCCGACCAGCTGCGCGAAGCCGGCGTCCTGGTCGCGGTCACTGACGCCGCGCCCACACCCAGGTCGGACGGCGCGCGCGAGACGTGGCGCGCGGTCCGTGACGACGACGGCTACCTGACGGCTTACGGGCTGCCCGCCGATCAGCGGCTGCCCGAATGCCTGGCCGAACTGGCCTCGACGACCGAACTGTGGACGGTGCTCGAGTTCGCTCCCGGTGCAACCATTTCCGCGGCCTGCGCGGTGCGCACGGCCAACGCTCCCGCCGCGGCGGCTGTCGCTGGCCTGGCGCGCGAGTCGGGTCGGCAGGGGCCGCTGCTCGCGGCGATGGCCCCGGCGTCGGCCGGCGGCCTCGGCACGCGCCCGGGTGTGCTGACGGCGGAGTTGCTCGCGGAGCTGTCGGGGCTCGGCGCTGACACCACCGTCGAGTCCGCGGTGAGGGCGTAACAGCCGAGGAGCACCCCAGGGTCAACGGGCTGGGCGCACCCGGTCAGCCTGCCGGTCGCTGCCGTCGAACATGAACGGGCTCATGAACTTGGTCATGCGGCGCAGGTAGTCGGGCTGGCTGACGTGCAGGATGTGGTTGCCGGGGAACCAGTGGAAGGCACAGCGATCCCAGTGTTCCCACAGCAATTCGGCCTGCTGCGGCGGAGCCAGACGGTCACCCAGACCGGCGATGATCAACCGGCGATCCCGCGGCACCAGCGGCCGGTAGTTCAGCGGTGAGTGGTACTGCCCGGCCGTGGCGACCAGGTCCTCGTCGGTGTGGGCCAACCGGTTGCTCAGCTTGACGAGCAGGTTGGCCGGAAACCACTCGTCGACCGTGCGGTCCGGTGTCACCACCGGCACGTTCGGGATGACGGCCTGGATGCGGTCGTCGACCGACGCGATCAGCGACGAGGTGTAGCCGCCCAGCGACATCCCGGTGAGGGCGATGCGATCGACCCCGGTGTGCTCCAGATAGTCCAGCACGGAACGGAAGTCGTGCACCGCTTGCGCCATGGCCTCGGCGAAGCCGGGGACGCCGTCCATGAAGAAGCCGTAGCCGCTGTACGGGGAGCCCTTCTCGGCCCGCGGCCCGTGGAACGGCAGGGTGTACAGCAGGACGTCATACCCGGACCGGAAGAACCACGGCAGCGAGAAGAACAAGCCGTTGAACAGGTAGGGCGAGCCCATGAACCCGTGGATGACGCACAGCGTGGGGCGCGGACCGTCGTCGTGCCGCCAGTGTTGGGCATGCACCACGTTGTTCCGGGTATAGCTGCGTCGGCGGTCGCGCATGCCGGGATACACGGCGTCGTAACTGCTCTGGAACCAGATGTTCTGCACCTGGCCGTGTGCGACCCACTGCGCGACGGCGCCGGCGGCACGCGTGGATACCCGCGGCGGACCGCCGGGCGCCGGGAAGCACTGCCCGGGGTCCTTGGTGGCGGCGAGTTCGGCGTAGAACCGCAGGGCGTCGGGGTCGTCGCCGGTCCGGTTGCGCACCGCCGACGCTGCCATCCGCGGAATCATGCCGGCGCCGATCACCGAGGCCAGCGCCGTACGAAGACCCAGGTCAGCGACGGCCGAGGAGTCGACGATCAGCTTCTGTTGCCAGGTCAGGTCGGAACGGCGCGGCAGTCCGCGAGCGGTGGCATCCGCGCCCGGCACGTCGGGAACCGGGACGGGCGGGTTGAACGCATCGCCGTGCGGATTGTTCACGTTCGGATGCTAACCCCGGTTCTCGGCGCCCGTCAGCCGATCTTCGAGATCGAACAGCCTGGCGGCGTTGTGGTACAGCACTTTTCGCAGCCAGTTGTCGTCTGGGGCCACCTTGGTGAGCACGTCGAGGGACTCGCCGTACCGGTACGGGATGTTGGGGAAATCGCTGCCGAACAGGATCCGGTCACCGAGCTCACCAAGGCGCGGCAATTCGGCAGGCGGGAACGGCATGGACTCCTCGATGAACGGGGTGAACGCCATGGTGGTGTCCAGATGCACGCCGTCGAATCGTTCGCAGAGGTCCAGGAAGTCGGTGTATTCGGGCATGCCCAGGTGCGCGATGATCAGCTTCAGACCCGGGTGACGGTCCAGCACGGTGCGGATCTGGTCGGGGCCGGTGTGCGCGCCGGGCGTCGGGCCGGAACCACAGTGGATGATCACCGGGACACCGGCGTCGTCGATGGTGCCCCACACGTCGTCGAGCAGCGGATCGGCCGGGTGATAGCCGCCGACCTGCACGTGCGCCTTGAAAACCTCGGCGCCGCCGGCGATGGCCTCGGCCACGTAAGCGCCCGCGCCGGGTTCCGGGAAGAACGTCGCCGTGGACAGACAGTCGGGGGTCTGCGCGGCGAACTGCGCGGCCCACTGGTTCAGCCAGGCGGCCATGTCGGGCTTGTGCGGATAGACCAGCGACGTGAACGCCAGCACCCCGAAACCGCGCAGCGTCTCCAGCCGGTGCTGCTCCTCGGTGCGGTAGGTGATCGGCCAGGTGCGGCCCGTGAGCGGCCCGGCGCTGTCGAAGTACTTCCACACCTTGTCCATCACGTTCTTGGGCATGAAATGGGTGTGCACGTCGATCAGGCCGGGAAGGCCCAGCGACTGCCAGAAGTCGCGTACTGAATCGTCCATCACCCAACAGAATGGCAGGCACGCGTAAGCACCCGGCGGCAGGATGGGGATGTGTGGAATCCAGACACCTACCTCGCCTTCGCTGACCACCGCGGCCGGCCCTTCTACGACCTGCTCGCGCGCGTCCGTGCCCAGGCACCCCGGCGCGTGGCGGACGTCGGCTGTGGCCCCGGGAACCTGACCGCCACGCTGTCGGAGCGCTGGCCCGGCGCGGTGATCGAAGCGGTGGACAACTCACCGGAGATGGTCGAAGCGGCGCGGGCCCGCGGCGTCGACGCCCGGGTGGTGGCCGCCGCCGACTGGTCACCCGCCCCGGACACCGATGTGATGGTGAGCAACGCTGTGCTGCAATGGGTTCCGGAGCACCGCGAACTGTTGCGGCGGTGGGTCACCGAACTGCCGAAGGGCGCTTGGCTGGCCTTTCAGGTGCCCGGCAACTTCGACTCGCCGTCGCATCAGGCGGTGCGGGAGGTGGCACGGTATCCGGAGTTCACCGAGGCGCTGGCCGATATCCGCTTCCGCGAGACGAACGTGGTCGACGACCCGGCGGGCTACGCTGCGCTGCTGACCGCCGCGGGCTGCACCGTCGACGCCTGGGAGACGACGTATCTGCACCAATTGACCGGTGCCACACCGGTACTGGACTGGATCACCGGCACCGCGCTGACCGACGTCCGCTCCCGGCTCACCGACGACGCCTGGGAGCGGTACCGGCAGGCGATCATCCCGCTGCTGGCGCAGGCATACCCGCCCCAGCCCGACGGCACGACGTTCTTCCCGTTCCGCCGGATCTTCGTGGTCGCCCAGACGTGAATCAGTGAATCTGCTGGTACTGGTGCTGAATCGGGGTGCCGGGCAGGGGAGCGTTGTTCTGGTGCGCGAACATCTGGTGCACTGAGCTCGAGGTGGTGGACGGCGCTGCGTGGGCGGACGTGGCCAGGCCGATCGCGATCAGTCCGGGCGCGACGGTCAGACCGACGACGATGATGAAGTAGCTGACCCAGCGGGTGACGATGCTCATCTGAATTCTCCTGCTGCTGTGGACTTTTGATGTCGTATCCGGGGGAACCGGTGTTGACTCAAGAGTCCCGCACCAGGGCCCGGCCGTCTGTCCGCCAGCCGGGCCTTCAGCAGGATGAATTCACTGTCCCCCGATTGGGGGACACCGACACGGGGATTTGTGCACGTTTTTCCGCGCCGACCGCGGAAAAACGTGCACAAATCCCTGGTCAGCGGAGGTTGTTGAGCGCTCCCAGCACCTGGGCGACGAGCTTGTCGATGTCGGCGCCGGTCGTGTCGACGACGAGATCCGGGTTCTCCGGCGGCTCGTATGGGGCGTCCACGCCGGTCAGGCCGCGCAGCTCACCGGCCTTGGCCCGGGCGTACAGGCCCTTGGGGTCGCGGCGCTCGCACTCGGTGCGCGGGGTGGACACGTAGACCTCGATGAACGGCAGCTTGGCGACGCTGCTCAGCTCGCGCGCGGTGTCGCGGTCCGACTTCAGTGGCGACACCAGCGAGGCCAGTGCCACCACACCCGAGTCCGCCAGGAGCCGGGCCAGATGCCCCACGCGGCGGATGTTCTCGGCGCGGTCGCCCGCGGAGAACCCGAGGTCGTCGGACAGTCCGTGCCGGATGTTGTCGCCGTCGAGCAGGTAGGCCACCTGCCCACTTTCGACCAGCGCCCGCTCGACCGCGACGGCCAGCGTCGACTTGCCCGATGCCGGCAGCCCGGTGAACCAGATGGTCGCGCCCCGCTGCCCGGTCCGGGCCCACCGGTAGGACCGGTCCAATGACGAATGGTGCCAACGGATGTCGCTGCGTGAGTGGGTGCCGAGCTTCACCTCGCGTGGCTCGGTGATGGTGCCGGCGCCGACGGTGTCGTTGGACGTCTCGTCGATCAGAATGAAGGCGCCGCTCTCCCGGTTGTCGCGGTACGGGTCGGCGATGACGGTCGAGCTGGTGCGCAGCGTGACGGCGCCGATGTCGTTGAGTACCAACTCGACCGGCTGATCGATGTCGTCCAGCGTCTCAGGATCGAGCCGCGTGTGCAGCGCCTGCACCGTGGCGCGGACGGTGCGGGTGCCCTGCTTGAGTGCCAGACGGTCACCGGCCCGCAGCGGGGTCTCGGCGAACCAGCACACCGTGGCGTCGAGCTCGCGGGCCAGCACCGGGATCGACGCGTTCTCGGCGCTGCTGACCAGCACGTCACCGCGGCCGACGTCGATGTCGTCGGCCAGCTCGATCGAAACCGACAGTGGGGCAACGGCTGTGGTGCGGTCGTCATCGAGGGTGTCCACGGCGGTGACGGTCGAGCTGGTGCCCGCAGGCAGGCTCAGCACGGTGTCGCCGACCTGCAGGGTGCCCGCGGTCAGCCGGCCGGTGTAGCGGCGGCGCTGCTCCGC encodes the following:
- the eccE gene encoding type VII secretion protein EccE, which translates into the protein MTARITLALLAIIPAAMTYPWHTTPQKWILGIAVAVVLLVFAWWRGMFLTTMVARRLAVWRRNRRGAAHPAAGQVTVVLEADEFPYDALPLVASYVDRYGVRCDSVRVTERRLDGARSAWVSVTVAAASNLAALQARSSELPLADTAEKVARRLADQLREAGVLVAVTDAAPTPRSDGARETWRAVRDDDGYLTAYGLPADQRLPECLAELASTTELWTVLEFAPGATISAACAVRTANAPAAAAVAGLARESGRQGPLLAAMAPASAGGLGTRPGVLTAELLAELSGLGADTTVESAVRA
- a CDS encoding alpha/beta hydrolase family protein translates to MNNPHGDAFNPPVPVPDVPGADATARGLPRRSDLTWQQKLIVDSSAVADLGLRTALASVIGAGMIPRMAASAVRNRTGDDPDALRFYAELAATKDPGQCFPAPGGPPRVSTRAAGAVAQWVAHGQVQNIWFQSSYDAVYPGMRDRRRSYTRNNVVHAQHWRHDDGPRPTLCVIHGFMGSPYLFNGLFFSLPWFFRSGYDVLLYTLPFHGPRAEKGSPYSGYGFFMDGVPGFAEAMAQAVHDFRSVLDYLEHTGVDRIALTGMSLGGYTSSLIASVDDRIQAVIPNVPVVTPDRTVDEWFPANLLVKLSNRLAHTDEDLVATAGQYHSPLNYRPLVPRDRRLIIAGLGDRLAPPQQAELLWEHWDRCAFHWFPGNHILHVSQPDYLRRMTKFMSPFMFDGSDRQADRVRPAR
- a CDS encoding amidohydrolase family protein, giving the protein MDDSVRDFWQSLGLPGLIDVHTHFMPKNVMDKVWKYFDSAGPLTGRTWPITYRTEEQHRLETLRGFGVLAFTSLVYPHKPDMAAWLNQWAAQFAAQTPDCLSTATFFPEPGAGAYVAEAIAGGAEVFKAHVQVGGYHPADPLLDDVWGTIDDAGVPVIIHCGSGPTPGAHTGPDQIRTVLDRHPGLKLIIAHLGMPEYTDFLDLCERFDGVHLDTTMAFTPFIEESMPFPPAELPRLGELGDRILFGSDFPNIPYRYGESLDVLTKVAPDDNWLRKVLYHNAARLFDLEDRLTGAENRG
- a CDS encoding trans-aconitate 2-methyltransferase; this encodes MWNPDTYLAFADHRGRPFYDLLARVRAQAPRRVADVGCGPGNLTATLSERWPGAVIEAVDNSPEMVEAARARGVDARVVAAADWSPAPDTDVMVSNAVLQWVPEHRELLRRWVTELPKGAWLAFQVPGNFDSPSHQAVREVARYPEFTEALADIRFRETNVVDDPAGYAALLTAAGCTVDAWETTYLHQLTGATPVLDWITGTALTDVRSRLTDDAWERYRQAIIPLLAQAYPPQPDGTTFFPFRRIFVVAQT
- the cysC gene encoding adenylyl-sulfate kinase; the encoded protein is MSTRQLLRIATAGSVDDGKSTLIGRLLHDTDSLPLDHLDAVTDDDGVADLAALSDGLRAEREQGITIDVAYRFFSTESRSYILADTPGHERYTRNMFTGASNAHVAILLVDARAGVLRQTLRHARIAKLLGIKHFVAAVNKIDLVDFDQARFDAVHDELGKVAARLGAVDLTVIPLAAKLGDNVVHRSENTPWYEGPTLLEYLEGIELSAPQPEPAKLRLPIQWVSRPTAEQRRRYTGRLTAGTLQVGDTVLSLPAGTSSTVTAVDTLDDDRTTAVAPLSVSIELADDIDVGRGDVLVSSAENASIPVLARELDATVCWFAETPLRAGDRLALKQGTRTVRATVQALHTRLDPETLDDIDQPVELVLNDIGAVTLRTSSTVIADPYRDNRESGAFILIDETSNDTVGAGTITEPREVKLGTHSRSDIRWHHSSLDRSYRWARTGQRGATIWFTGLPASGKSTLAVAVERALVESGQVAYLLDGDNIRHGLSDDLGFSAGDRAENIRRVGHLARLLADSGVVALASLVSPLKSDRDTARELSSVAKLPFIEVYVSTPRTECERRDPKGLYARAKAGELRGLTGVDAPYEPPENPDLVVDTTGADIDKLVAQVLGALNNLR